In Streptococcus parapneumoniae, the genomic stretch TATGGCGCTTGCCTCTGTCCAGACCATTATCATGAAGATGAGAGACGTTGCCATCTAAACCCTAATATCCCTTATCTGTTCAATCAATTTCAAGCCATTGATTTTGAAACCTTGGAGACCATTTCGCTCAAGCCTGAAATCAAGCAAGAGCTACGCCAATTTATGGATCAACTCTACGAAGAGTACGTTGGGATTCACCTAAAATCAAAGAAATTTATTGATTCCCTATCAGACTGGGGACAATTACTAAAAGAGGAAAAGAAATGAAAAAAATCGCAGTAGATGCCATGGGGGGAGATTACGCACCTCAGGCCATCGTTGAGGGTGTCAATCAAGCCCTAGCTGACTTTTCAGATATCGAGATTCAACTCTACGGAGATGAAGATAAAATCAAGCAATATCTGACAGCGACAGAGCGCGTCAGCATTATCCATACGGATGAGAAGATTGATTCAGACGATGAACCTACGAGAGCTATTCGGAAGAAGAAGGATGCCAGTATGGTATTGGCGGCCAAGGCTGTCAAAGAGGGAGAAGCAGACGCTGTTCTCTCAGCTGGGAATACAGGTGCTTTACTAGCAGCAGGATTTTTCATCGTGGGTCGTATCAAGAACATCGATCGTCCTGGGCTTATGTCAACTTTACCGACTGTAGATGGGAAGGGGTTTGACATGCTGGACCTCGGTGCTAATGCGGAAAATACAGCCCAGCACCTCCATCAATATGCGGTTCTAGGTTCTTTCTATGCTAAAAATGTTCGTGGCATTGCGCAGCCACGCGTTGGCTTGCTCAACAA encodes the following:
- the plsX gene encoding phosphate acyltransferase PlsX, translated to MKKIAVDAMGGDYAPQAIVEGVNQALADFSDIEIQLYGDEDKIKQYLTATERVSIIHTDEKIDSDDEPTRAIRKKKDASMVLAAKAVKEGEADAVLSAGNTGALLAAGFFIVGRIKNIDRPGLMSTLPTVDGKGFDMLDLGANAENTAQHLHQYAVLGSFYAKNVRGIAQPRVGLLNNGTESSKGDPLRKETYELLVADESLNFIGNVEARDLMNGVADVVVADGFTGNAVLKSIEGTAMGIMGLLKTAITGGGLRAKLGALLLKDSLRSLKKQLNYSDVGGAVLFGVKAPVVKTHGSSDAKAVYSTIRQIRTMLETDVVAQTAREFSGE